A single genomic interval of Rhodopseudomonas palustris harbors:
- a CDS encoding NAD-dependent succinate-semialdehyde dehydrogenase — translation MSPTAAARAADQAASLRDRLKDPSLLREQCYIDGAWSGTSTIAVTNPASGQTIAKVPHLGAAEATQAVEAAAQAFPAWAKLTAKQRSNILRKWFELIIASREDLALILTSEQGKPLSEALGEVDIGAAYVEFFAEEARRVYGETIPTQRADARLIAIKQPIGVCGAITPWNFPSSMITRKVSPALAAGCTVVLKPAEETPLSAFALAALAEKAGVPKGVFNVLTGDAPAIGKVLCEHPAVRFVGFTGSTEVGKILYKQASVGVKKLGLELGGNAPFIVFDDADVDAAVEGAMVSKYRNMGQTCVCANRLYVQDGVYDAFVEKLAAKVKAMKVGDGTEQGVTQGPLINEAAVEKTERHIADALSNGAKIITGGKRHALGGTFFEPTVLADVRPDALVAHEETFGPLAPVFRFKDEAEVIKLANNSPFGLASYFYARDLGRVWRVAEALESGMVGVNTGLITTEVAPFGGVKESGLGREGSHHGIEEYVEIKYVMMAGI, via the coding sequence ATGTCACCCACCGCCGCCGCACGCGCCGCCGATCAAGCCGCCTCTCTGCGCGATCGGCTAAAGGACCCGTCGCTGCTGCGCGAGCAGTGCTATATCGACGGCGCCTGGTCGGGCACGTCGACGATCGCGGTGACTAATCCGGCGAGCGGGCAGACGATCGCCAAGGTGCCGCATCTCGGCGCCGCCGAGGCAACTCAGGCGGTGGAGGCTGCCGCGCAAGCATTTCCGGCCTGGGCGAAGCTCACTGCCAAGCAGCGCTCCAACATCTTGCGCAAATGGTTCGAGCTGATCATCGCCAGCCGCGAGGATCTGGCTCTGATCCTGACCTCCGAACAGGGCAAACCGCTCTCCGAGGCGCTTGGCGAAGTCGATATCGGCGCCGCCTATGTCGAGTTTTTCGCCGAAGAGGCGCGGCGGGTGTATGGCGAAACCATCCCGACCCAGCGCGCCGATGCGCGGCTGATCGCCATCAAGCAGCCGATCGGCGTCTGCGGCGCGATCACGCCGTGGAACTTCCCGAGTTCGATGATCACCCGCAAAGTCTCGCCGGCGCTCGCAGCAGGCTGCACAGTGGTGCTGAAGCCGGCCGAGGAAACGCCGCTGAGCGCCTTCGCGCTGGCGGCGCTGGCCGAAAAGGCGGGCGTGCCGAAGGGCGTGTTCAACGTCCTCACCGGCGATGCGCCGGCAATTGGAAAGGTACTGTGTGAACATCCGGCCGTCCGGTTCGTCGGTTTCACCGGCTCCACCGAAGTCGGCAAGATCCTCTACAAACAGGCGTCGGTCGGGGTGAAGAAGCTCGGATTGGAGCTCGGCGGTAACGCGCCGTTCATCGTGTTCGACGATGCCGATGTCGACGCTGCGGTCGAAGGCGCGATGGTGTCGAAATATCGCAACATGGGCCAGACCTGCGTTTGCGCCAATCGGCTCTACGTGCAGGACGGCGTCTACGACGCGTTCGTCGAGAAGCTCGCCGCCAAGGTCAAGGCCATGAAGGTCGGCGACGGCACCGAGCAGGGCGTCACCCAAGGGCCGCTGATCAACGAGGCCGCGGTCGAGAAGACCGAGCGGCACATCGCGGATGCGCTATCCAACGGCGCCAAGATCATCACCGGTGGCAAGCGTCATGCGCTCGGCGGCACCTTCTTCGAGCCGACCGTGCTGGCCGATGTCCGGCCCGACGCGCTGGTGGCGCATGAAGAAACCTTCGGCCCGCTGGCGCCGGTGTTCCGCTTCAAGGACGAAGCCGAAGTGATCAAGCTCGCCAACAACTCGCCGTTCGGCCTCGCCAGCTACTTCTACGCCCGCGATTTGGGCCGCGTCTGGCGCGTTGCCGAGGCGCTGGAGAGCGGCATGGTCGGCGTCAACACCGGCCTGATCACCACCGAAGTCGCCCCGTTCGGCGGCGTCAAGGAATCCGGCCTCGGCCGCGAAGGCTCACATCACGGCATCGAGGAGTATGTCGAGATCAAATACGTGATGATGGCGGGGATCTGA